From the Macrobrachium nipponense isolate FS-2020 chromosome 9, ASM1510439v2, whole genome shotgun sequence genome, the window cgcacgcgcatacatacacgcacccacccacgcacacacacacacacacacacacacaccacatatatatactttatatctatatatattatatatatatatattatttatatatatatatatacatatatatattacgtatacacGCAAACAACAcacatatagaatataatatgcaTGCACTTCATTATGATACATGTCATTCCTGGCCATTTTGGATGCAGTTTCATAATGCTTaatttggaaaaataattttggcACTGATTGAAGATATTCCTaaattgtaaaagaaattttAGTACATACGATTATATCTCCCCGATCTATATAGATTATTcgcatttggtttattattatatatatatatactatatatatattaatataatatatttatatatatatatatatatctatatatatatatatatgatagatatatatatatatatatatagatatatataatataacatatatagataatataatattatataatataccatccttgcaaaaattaatttggtGATGCATTAGTTAAAATTTAAACATGACCGATCCGGCCTTCTATGAAGAGAGTAAGTCCGCTATTTGATAAATACAGATTCGTTAGTCTAATTACCTTTATATCACGAAAAAGCAAAATCATTTCCAGGTGATTGTGCTCTTGGCGGCTCCCGCTTGGGCTGCTGAAATTGAGAAGCGAGAGACGGAGTCTGGTTATGGAAGCTATGGCCATGTGACTCACTATCAGCGTCCCTCCTATGGCTATTCCAGTCACTAtcacaagagatctgctgatcctGAACCTGAAGCTGAACTTTCCTATGGGTATGGTCACTCCCATGGACACAGCAGCTACCGCCTAGTGAGCTATGGCTACTTTCATCACTAtcacaagagatctgctgatgCTGAACCTTCTTATGGTTACAGCCGTGGGTATCATACTACAAACTACCACAAGCCATCACATGGTCACAACAATGGTGGATATCATTAAAATACCAAAAAACTCACTTCGAATATCGGATTGCTGAAGAGTGTTTCATTTctaggaaaaatatattaaacaggaAGCATTAAGTTTACGAAATTCTTTGCCCTCATGGATTTTTTTACTCCAATGCATCAGCAGCGTCTCTGAAATATTTCATGATAAAGTAGTGAATTTGGCTTCAACGTATTATATTCAAATTAAAATCATTGTTGATCTGCAGGCacttaataaatgaatcaatgacTCTGAAATAGGACAGTAATCTCTTGATAAATTCCCATCTGTAGTCGTATTATCTAGAATTGAGTAATGGTAGATTTTTTAAACTTAAGTAATGCTTTTAACAATTTCATGTAAGGGAGAGAGTAACCTGTAAGATATAGCTCAAGTACTGGCAGAATATTTCATTGGATGAGATATTTTAAGGATCCAAAAATAGTTGAGTCTGCAGTAACTCACACGACACAAGAAATGTGTAAAATTGTATTCTGTCACAATCTGCACTCTAGCAAtcatatgcatttttttattaagaattttagAAACTCATAAATCCTCTCCTTGCATCTATAGGTGTTGTCTTGTTGGATCAATGTTTTAAATTTTGTCAAGTGAAAAAAATATGCTTTTCTTAAGTTCTTCAATGTATAATGTACAAATATGATCCATTCACTGACGACCTCATTCTTATCCTATAATTATGCATTTACATCTACTGCCCTTTCTCTGACATAATGCTTCACAGCCCTATTTTTCTAAACCGAATTAGTCATTGtcccttttattatataaaacctCTTTTTATTCTCTCAATAAAAGACGTTATTGATATCTTGccccattttttattccttttccctttttcatatttccattcCCATCTTTATTCATAGTGTACCAGTTAGCATGGCACTTGTATAATACCCACACCCCTTTATTTAATTTCCAAATCTAATCCTTATCGCTTTTGCAGGATGAAACAGCAGTCTAATTCATTGTCCCAAAAATGCCAATCCCTTGTGGAAGTCGCATTCTTCTTGAAGATaatcccaattaaaaaaaaaaagttttttatggTTCCCCTGGCACACCATGAAACAAAATTCCATATGCATTCAGGGGGTTAAGAACCTGATACTGCTCCAGGCTGGCAACTTTTGTATGCTGATATCGAGGTCCGCCACAAAGATctggtttccaaaatgaaaaggGTTTGTTGTGGGTGACCAATTACGATTTATTTAAGTCATTAGTGCAGAGATTCAGCATCATTAAGAAGGATTAGTCGTGCAAACACTTATAATCATTGCACTTTCAATTTTTAGTAGGCatacaactatgaaatctataat encodes:
- the LOC135218130 gene encoding uncharacterized protein LOC135218130, producing the protein MPEPEAEPSYGYGNSYGYRSYRPVSYGYSHHYHKRSADPEPSYGYSRGYSAPVYHRPSYGYSHVTERAWLPVLPTSVQLVIVLLAAPAWAAEIEKRETESGYGSYGHVTHYQRPSYGYSSHYHKRSADPEPEAELSYGYGHSHGHSSYRLVSYGYFHHYHKRSADAEPSYGYSRGYHTTNYHKPSHGHNNGGYH